In a genomic window of Tissierella sp. Yu-01:
- the cobO gene encoding cob(I)yrinic acid a,c-diamide adenosyltransferase — protein MEKGYIHIYTGNGKGKTTAAFGLAVRALLSGKKVFVGQFVKDMKYNETKLVEYFDNIEIKQLGRGCFITNTPNAEDIKAAEIGLEECNEKLSSGEYDLIILDEIFIALFFKLLNVADILKVLKNKALNTEVVLTGRYAPKELIDIADLVTDMVEVKHYYTQGVLSRDGFDH, from the coding sequence TTGGAAAAGGGATATATACATATATACACAGGAAATGGAAAAGGTAAAACAACGGCAGCTTTTGGACTTGCCGTAAGAGCACTATTATCTGGCAAAAAAGTTTTTGTAGGACAGTTTGTTAAGGATATGAAGTACAATGAAACAAAGCTTGTAGAATACTTTGATAATATAGAAATTAAGCAGCTTGGCAGAGGATGTTTTATAACTAATACTCCTAATGCAGAAGATATTAAAGCTGCAGAAATTGGTCTTGAAGAGTGCAATGAAAAATTATCTAGTGGGGAATATGATTTAATTATACTAGATGAAATTTTTATAGCATTATTCTTTAAACTTTTGAACGTAGCAGATATATTAAAAGTATTAAAAAATAAGGCTTTAAATACAGAAGTGGTGTTAACAGGAAGATATGCACCTAAAGAGCTCATAGATATTGCTGATTTGGTGACAGATATGGTGGAGGTAAAGCATTACTACACTCAAGGTGTGCTATCAAGAGATGGATTTGATCATTAA